A single genomic interval of Odontesthes bonariensis isolate fOdoBon6 chromosome 3, fOdoBon6.hap1, whole genome shotgun sequence harbors:
- the mmel1 gene encoding membrane metallo-endopeptidase-like 1 codes for MGKSESQMDIMEKSSKPGKRRWTVAEIGLSVLLLLVSCALAGLVVLYTSALKEQSSRPSVSLSSAGEVQLFRSSLNNVCTTADCVTAAARLLQNMDKSVKPCDNFYQYACGGWLERHVIPEASSRHSVFDILRDKLEIVLKGVLETVNEEDRDAIKKAKVLYTSCMNESLIEQRDSQPLLKLIDSIGDWPVASQDWNTTTEEAWSLEDTLAILTARFHKNVILDMYVWTDDRDSQRHIIYIDQPGLGMPSRDYYFNDGNYKKVREAYLHFMVSIAKMTREDRNLTQDDDRVWEEMMEVLELETDIADATSPAEERQDVTILYNKMTLGELQSTYSMNGFNWTRFIQGVLSSVSIDVQLEEEVVVYSSPYLEKMNEVLSSHSVRTVQNYLTWQLIIDRVNSLSRRFKEARARYRKTLYGTTVEDAWWRECVRYVQSSMENAVGALYVRETFAGESKQMVSDLIGKIQKAYVETLEELNWMDVPSKEKAKEKAMAIKKHIGYPDHILQGSNQKLDQEYAHLNFSEELYFENILVNLKSEAQKTLRKLREPVDPDLWIIGAAVVNAFYSPNRNQIVFPAGILQPPFFSKHQHQALNFGGIGMVIGHEIAHGFDDNGRNFDKDGNMLNWWSNYSAEHFKDQSQCMVQQYGNFNWKLAGGQNVSGISTLGENIADNGGVRQAYKAYLKWVEMEGEESRLPGLDMDQKQLFFLNFAQVWCGAYRPEYASQSIKTDSHSPLEYRVLGSLQNFEAFSEAFQCQKGSPMNPELKCRVW; via the exons ATGGGCAAATCCGAAAGTCAAATGGATATCATGGAGAAATCAAGTAAACCTGGAAAGCGTCGTTGGACTGTTGCAGAGATCGGCCTCTCTGTGCTGCTGTTGCTGGTCAGCTGTGCTTTGGCCGGACTGGTCGTCCTCTACACATCGGCACTGAAAG AACAATCAAGCAGGCCGAGCGTCTCCTTGAGCTCAGCAGGTGAAG TCCAGCTGTTTCGCTCCAGCCTCAACAATGTGTGCACAACTGCGGACTGTGTTACTGCAG CTGCTCGGCTCTTGCAGAACATGGATAAGTCTGTGAAGCCTTGTGATAATTTCTACCAGTATGCCTGCGGGGGTTGGCTGGAGCGACATGTCATCCCTGAGGCAAGCTCCCGACACAGCGTTTTTGACATTCTGAGAGACAAGCTTGAGATTGTCCTCAAAG GTGTTCTTGAGACAGTGAATGAAGAGGACAGAGATGCCATCAAGAAAGCCAAAGTCCTTTACACATCCTGTATGAATGAAA GTCTCATCGAGCAGCGCGACTCCCAGCCCCTCCTGAAGCTCATCGACAGTATCGGGGACTGGCCTGTGGCGTCACAGGACTGGAACACCACCACAG AGGAAGCATGGAGCCTTGAGGACACACTGGCTATACTTACCGCTCGTTTCCACAAGAACGTTATATTGGACATGTATGTGTGGACAGATGACCGGGACTCTCAGCGCCACATCATATAT ATCGATCAGCCAGGACTTGGAATGCCATCCAGAGACTACTATTTCAATGATGGAAACTACAAAAAG GTTCGAGAGGCCTACCTACATTTCATGGTTTCTATTGCCAAAATGACCAGAGAGGACAGGAATTTGACTCAGGATGACGACCGAGTGTGGGAGGAAATGATGGAAGTGCTGGAGCTGGAGACAGACATTGCTGAC GCGACATCACCAGCTGAGGAGCGGCAAGATGTCACCATTCTTTACAACAAGATGACTCTTGGTGAACTGCAGAGTACATACAGCATGAAT GGTTTCAACTGGACTCGATTTATTCAAGGTGTCCTGTCAAGTGTGTCTATTGATgttcagctggaggaggaggtggtggtgtACAGCTCTCCATACCTCGAGAAGATGAATGAAGTTCTCTCCAGCCACAGTGTCCG AACTGTGCAAAACTATCTCACCTGGCAGCTCATTATAGACAGAGTTAATAGCTTGAGCCGACGCTTTAAAGAAGCCAGAGCCCGTTACAGAAAG ACGCTCTACGGGACCACCGTGGAGGATGCTTGGTGGCGAGAATGTGTCCGTTATGTCCAGAGCAGCATGGAGAATGCAGTCGGAGCTCTTTACGTGCGTGAGACATTTGCAGGGGAGAGTAAACAGATG GTTAGTGACCTCATCGGTAAGATCCAGAAAGCTTACGTAGAAACGCTAGAAGAGTTAAACTGGATGGATGTTCCCTCGAAGGAGAAGGCAAAAGAAAAG GCAATGGCAATCAAGAAACATATTGGCTATCCAGATCATATTCTACAGGGAAGCAACCAGAAGCTGGATCAGGAATATGCTCAT CTTAATTTCAGTGAGGAACTCTACTTTGAGAACATCCTTGTGAACCTAAAGTCTGAAGCACAGAAGACCCTGAGGAAGCTTAGAGAGCCTGTCGATCCTGATTT GTGGATCATCGGCGCTGCTGTTGTGAATGCTTTCTACTCACCAAACAGAAACCAGATAG TATTTCCTGCAGGAATCCTGCAGCCGCCTTTCTTCAGTAAACACCAGCATCAGGCCCTTAACTTTGGGGGAATTGGAATGGTCATCGGACATGAGATTGCACATGGATTCGATGACAATG ggcGCAATTTTGACAAGGATGGTAATATGCTAAACTGGTGGAGTAATTACTCTGCTGAGCACTTTAAAGATCAGTCACAGTGCATGGTGCAACAATATGGCAACTTCAACTGGAAGCTCGCGGGTGGACAAAAT GTCAGTGGAATCAGTACTTTAGGGGAGAATATTGCAGACAATGGAGGGGTTCGTCAAGCATATAAG GCTTATCTAAAGTGGGTGGAAATGGAGGGTGAAGAGTCTCGTCTACCTGGTTTAGACATGGATCAGAAACAACTTTTCTTCCTTAACTTTGCCCAA gtGTGGTGTGGTGCTTATCGGCCTGAGTATGCCAGCCAGTCCATTAAAACGGACTCACACAGTCCTTTAGAATACAG GGTCCTCGGATCGCTCCAGAATTTTGAAGCCTTCTCAGAAGCCTTTCAGTGCCAAAAAGGCAGTCCAATGAACCCTGAGCTGAAGTGTCGTGTCTGGTAG
- the prxl2b gene encoding prostamide/prostaglandin F synthase codes for MAKVDLVKVGKNLLKTFGSGEAVELQSLWKDQPVVLFFLRRFGCQVCRWMASEISKLEPDLKAAGVSLVGVGPEEFGAQEFKEGGFFKGSIYVDEQKKCYKDLRFKRYTALSIVPVALGKKVRDIAAKASADGIQGNFSGDLLQSGGMLIVAKGGEKVLLHFIQDSPGDLIPLEDISKALGISSSAKAGQRPVCNDDVCTR; via the exons ATGGCAAAAGTTGACCTTGTTAAAGTTGGAAAGAACTTACTGAAGACCTTTGGCAGTGGAGAG GCAGTAGAGCTGCAGTCTCTGTGGAAGGACCAGCCGGTGGTCTTGTTCTTCCTGCGCAGGTTTGGCTGTCAGGTGTGTCGATGGATGGCTTCAGAGATCAGCAAACTGGAGCCTGACCTGAAGGCGGCTGGTGTCTCACTGGTGGGAGTCGGACCAGAGGAGTTTGGGGCGCAGGAGTTTAAGGAAGGAGGGTTTTTTAAAGGAT ccatttaTGTGGATGAACAAAAGAAGTGTTACAAGGATTTGCGTTTCAAACG GTACACGGCTTTAAGTATCGTTCCTGTTGCTTTGGGGAAGAAAGTGCGCGATATAGCTGCAAAG GCGAGTGCTGACGGAATCCAGGGAAACTTCTCTGGAGATCTTCTCCAGAGTGGAGGCATGCTCATTGTGGCAAAAG GTGGAGAAAAGGTGTTGCTGCACTTCATCCAGGATTCACCAGGAGACCTCATACCTCTAGAAGACATCTCCAAGGCTCTGGGAATCTCATCTTCAGCAAAGGCAGGACAGAGGCCTGTG TGCAATGATGACGTTTGTACACGATGA